From a single Falco peregrinus isolate bFalPer1 chromosome 10, bFalPer1.pri, whole genome shotgun sequence genomic region:
- the F3 gene encoding tissue factor: MPPAAAAGQSLLLSALLWRLAAAGSPELPTAVNITWSSINFKTILQWQPKPSGYVYTVEIHGQTSDTKKKCIWTTETECDVTDVLRNVKETYTAHILSVMPSEMDNFEEPPFAVSEKFTPYSQTVLGKPEIQNYTQKGSKLNVVIQDPLTPYTFPNGSFQSIRDIFQHDLEYKLYYWKDQSSGKKDATTKSHVFEVSVDSTKNYCFYVQGVIPTRRENRNGQESMVLCTSIGRNILDEYGAEVFIITAVIAIAVITLAIVLPVILCKRKKAKAAREKEPLNGV; the protein is encoded by the exons ATGCCgccagccgccgccgcgggaCAGTCCCTGCTGCTGAGCGCCCTGCTGTGGCGCCTGGCCGCCGCCG GCAGTCCAGAACTACCAACAGCAGTTAATATAACTTGGTCTTCaatcaattttaaaactatACTACAGTggcaaccaaaaccatcaggtTACGTCTATACAGTAGAAATACACGG GCAGACAtctgacacaaaaaaaaaatgcatatggaCAACAGAAACAGAGTGTGATGTTACTGATGTGCTCAGGAATGTAAAAGAGACCTATACAGCACACATACTGTCTGTCATGCCCTCAGAGATGGATAACTTTGAAGAACCACCATTTGCAGTCTCTGAAAAATTTACGCCTTATAGTCAGA CTGTTCTGGGAAAACCAGAGATACAGAACTACACGCAAAAAGGCTCCAAACTGAATGTTGTGATCCAAGATCCGCTTACACCATACACATTTCCTAATGGAAGCTTTCAAAGTATTCGAGATATTTTCCAACATGACCTGGAATACAAACTGTATTACTGGAAAGATCAAAGTTCTGGAAAG aaagatgcaacaacaaaaagccatgTATTTGAAGTAAGTGTTGACAGCACAAAGAACTATTGCTTCTACGTACAGGGAGTAATTCCCACCCGCAGAGAAAACCGTAATGGTCAGGAAAGCATGGTGCTTTGTACCAGTATAGGAAGAAACATCTTAGATG AGTATGGAGCAGAAGTCTTTATCATCACAGCAGTGATAGCAATTGCAGTCATCACTCTTGCCATTGTCCTACCAGTGATCCTGTGTAAAcgcaagaaagcaaaagctgcaagagaaaaggaacCGCTTAATGGTgtttaa